GTGGCAGTAGATCGGACCCGGGAGATACTCGAGCCACAGCTCCTGGACCTTCGTGTAGGCCGACTTTCGCGCCCCCCGCTCAAGGGTCGTGGCGCCCTTGCGGATCTCGTCGACGTAGCCGGGAATCATGTCCGGCGTCAGACCGAGATAGTTGGCCGGGACAGGCGGAAAGAACAACCCGGCCGAGTACGTGAGGGCCGGATCCGTCGATCCCCGCGGTGGGTAGTCGACACAGGCGAAGAAGTCTTTGGTCTGATTCAGCCGGGCCGCCCACTGCGCGATGTCCACCTCTTCGATGGCCGGCCGGTATCCGGCGGACGCGAAGGTCGCCTGCAGCAGCGTAGAGATCTGCTTGAACTCGGGGTACCCCGACGGCACGAGGAAGCTGAAGTTGAGCCCCCGCCCCTTGGGGTAGCCGGCCTTCTCCAGCAGCTTTCCCACGGTGTCCGGGTTGTACGAGTACGCGTTCTCCGTCTTCGGGTCGAACGCCCAATGCTGCGGGGTAAACGGGCTGTTGTCGACGCGCCCCAGGCCGGCTAGGAAATTCTTGATGAATCCCTGGCGGTCGAGGGCCCACGCCATCGCCTGCCGCATCTCCAGCTTGTTGAAGGGCGGCTTACGCATGTTCAGGTATACGAGGAACATCTGGTCCGCCGGCGGGACGACCGCGACGGCGATGCTCTTGTCGGCGCGGAGGCGCGGAACCTCCTGCAGGCTAAAATCGTAGACGAGGTCGACGTCACCGGCGAGGAGCTGCGAGATGCGGGTCTGGAGCTCGGTCACCGGCCGGAGTATGATTTTGTCGACGTGTCCGGCCCGCGCCTCGTTCCAGTAGTTCGGGTTTCGCTCGAGGGTGACATGGTCGTTCGGGATCCACTCCACAAACTTGTAGGGCCCCGAGCCAATGGGGTTCTTCTTGGCCAGATCCGTCCCCATGCTGCGCGGCACGATATCCACGTACGTGAAGGCGGGGATGAGCTGGTTCTCGATCGTCTCGGTCTTGATCTTGAGATGGGTGTCGTCGAGCACCTGCACGTCTTTGATCGGCGCAACGAACCCTCGCAACCATGATCCCACCTTGGGATCGCGGATGCTGTCGAGGGTGAACTTCACATCCTCGGCGGTGAGCTTCTCGCCGTTGTGGAAGGTCACGCCGCTGGGAAGCGCGACCACCAGGCTGGTGTTGTTATCCGTCCAGACGAACGATTTTGCCAGCTTCGGTTTGACTTGAAAGGTCGTCGGATCCTGGTACGAGAGTTGGTCGAAGATGTTGGTTTTGGTCACTTTCCAGACGTTCAGCGTGCCGTTCCAGGGGTGCAGCGTGTTGATGTCGACCGACTGGCTGACCGTCAGCGTCCCGCCGCGCTTCGGCTGGCCGGTCGCCGGCGTGGCCACCGCGTGCGCCAGGTCGCGCAGGACGGCCGGGGTTATTCCCGAAGCCGTCCCCGCCAGCGCCAGCCCGGCCTGGGACAGCAAACGGCGCCGCGAGATCGAGCGTGCCTCTCTCCTCAGCCGCTTCCCCATCCTGATCCCTCCCCGATCCAGATGAGAACGCTCC
The bacterium DNA segment above includes these coding regions:
- a CDS encoding ABC transporter substrate-binding protein: MGKRLRREARSISRRRLLSQAGLALAGTASGITPAVLRDLAHAVATPATGQPKRGGTLTVSQSVDINTLHPWNGTLNVWKVTKTNIFDQLSYQDPTTFQVKPKLAKSFVWTDNNTSLVVALPSGVTFHNGEKLTAEDVKFTLDSIRDPKVGSWLRGFVAPIKDVQVLDDTHLKIKTETIENQLIPAFTYVDIVPRSMGTDLAKKNPIGSGPYKFVEWIPNDHVTLERNPNYWNEARAGHVDKIILRPVTELQTRISQLLAGDVDLVYDFSLQEVPRLRADKSIAVAVVPPADQMFLVYLNMRKPPFNKLEMRQAMAWALDRQGFIKNFLAGLGRVDNSPFTPQHWAFDPKTENAYSYNPDTVGKLLEKAGYPKGRGLNFSFLVPSGYPEFKQISTLLQATFASAGYRPAIEEVDIAQWAARLNQTKDFFACVDYPPRGSTDPALTYSAGLFFPPVPANYLGLTPDMIPGYVDEIRKGATTLERGARKSAYTKVQELWLEYLPGPIYCHRSTAHAHRPYVSGFVPHPAFQQSFADVWLAK